From one Nitrosococcus halophilus Nc 4 genomic stretch:
- a CDS encoding GNAT family N-acetyltransferase, giving the protein MIASSPRVLQVPLKFEVSARVLWAPALRLEVSEGGVGRVGGPVDSPAPPRESLPPEIDGYLMRSLPVNSRQPQLRFVDGWLRYIPAQYPRYYVDLGQKFEEYCAKFSSKSRSTIRRKVRKFAKMSGGEVQWRVYTTPHELTEFYALARQVSEKTYQERLLGQGLPDTEIFRAGMLTLAEQDQARGFILFCGEQPISYLYCPVREGTVLYQYLGYDPAFSAYSPGTVLHWFVFQHLFGEGQHRLFDFSEGYGEHKKFFATGSQLCANVFFLRRTPGMVALILVHMGFDRITARGAALLDKVGLGRRVRALFRFGGGAA; this is encoded by the coding sequence ATGATAGCTTCTTCCCCGCGGGTCTTGCAGGTCCCCCTCAAGTTCGAAGTCAGTGCAAGGGTTTTATGGGCCCCGGCTTTGCGGCTTGAGGTCAGTGAGGGGGGGGTTGGAAGAGTTGGTGGCCCGGTTGATTCTCCGGCGCCGCCTCGGGAGAGTTTGCCGCCCGAGATCGACGGTTATCTAATGCGATCGTTACCCGTCAATAGTCGGCAACCACAATTACGTTTTGTGGACGGTTGGCTTCGTTACATTCCGGCACAATATCCGCGCTATTATGTGGATCTTGGACAGAAATTTGAGGAATATTGCGCCAAATTTTCATCAAAATCCCGCTCTACTATTCGCCGGAAAGTGCGAAAATTCGCTAAGATGTCGGGTGGGGAAGTGCAATGGCGCGTGTATACAACACCCCATGAGCTTACCGAGTTCTACGCCCTGGCGCGTCAGGTCTCTGAGAAAACCTATCAAGAGCGGCTTTTGGGGCAGGGCTTGCCGGATACAGAGATATTCAGAGCAGGGATGCTAACGCTTGCGGAGCAGGATCAGGCTCGGGGTTTTATTTTATTTTGTGGCGAACAGCCGATCTCGTATCTCTATTGTCCAGTGCGGGAAGGTACAGTGCTCTACCAGTATCTAGGCTATGATCCAGCGTTTTCTGCTTATTCCCCTGGTACCGTCCTCCACTGGTTTGTCTTTCAGCACCTCTTCGGCGAGGGCCAACATCGGCTTTTTGACTTTAGCGAGGGATACGGTGAACATAAAAAATTCTTCGCCACTGGCAGCCAGCTTTGCGCCAATGTGTTCTTCTTGCGCCGGACACCAGGAATGGTGGCGCTCATTCTCGTTCACATGGGCTTTGACAGGATAACGGCCCGAGGAGCCGCATTGCTGGACAAGGTCGGGCTTGGGCGTCGGGTTCGGGCTCTCTTCCGCTTCGGTGGAGGGGCGGCGTAG